The DNA region CTGTTTTTTTATTGAATTTACAAGCAATATTATTTTCATTGATGTAACTATAATATTTTATGGTATATATTGGCAATATCCTATTTGTTGGGAAAAAGTCAGATTTTATTGACTATTTTTAATTTTCTCATCATATCGCTTATTTCCTTTTATTTATATATAAAATACCATTTTTTGAGGTGTTTTACATGGGCGTTCTTATACTAGTTGTAAATGGATTTTGTGGATATTTTTATAGATAGAATCAATGCTATAAGGATTTTTAAAAAAGTTTATACTTATAGAATTAAGTAGAAAATATAATTAAATTTAACATATACAATAAATACCAAATGTTAATTTTAGATTAGATTTGTAATTAAATAGTATATTTTGTCTAAATTCAGTAAAAAAAAATTTGCACCCCAGGGGTGCAAATTTTAGAAATTATGCATTTTCAATTTTCTTATCTCCACAAATTATCACTTAGGCCATAATTTGAATCAAGGTTAAGATCAATTGTATGAACAGTTCCTTGTCCGTTAATTATAGCCATTTTTCTGGCCAGAATATCACTGGAATTAGTAGTTGAAGTACTTGCTATGGCGTTTGCAATAACCTTAAGAAGGTCTTTTTCACTCATATTAGGATTTGTAACATAAGTACTAGATATAATCTCCTGAGCAGCTGTGGATATACTGCCATTCTGGTTGACAATATCAAAGGCAAGGGCAAAGCCTCTTACTGTATTTAGCTTATATTTATCGCATATAAGCATTGCCTGATGTACTGTATATACCTGCGCATCTTTTTCAATACCTATGAAATCCTGATTATTAGTTAAATTTACAAGCTGTGAATACCAGGAGTTCGTAATATTATTTGAGGAATCATTAATGCTCTTAGCCCAGTTAAGTTGATTAGCCGGAGTGTCCTGCAGCATGTTGTGGATGGAATCATAATTAGTTCCAAAAATACTTTTCATCTCACTGTTGTATTGACTATCCATTCTGTTAAGAAGAGGCTGAAGAGTATTCTGACCTATGCACCACTGAAGATATCCAAGAGATAAACCTTCACCATCAAAATTTCCTACAATCTGATCGGAGGTTCCAACTTCGAATTGCTTGGTTATATTTGAGGCAATATTAACTACATTATTTGGAGGAGAAGTATAGTGTTGTATATAGGCATCAGATACATAGGCAGTGCTATTATTATAAATAATTTTATCCCATGTAATATTATCAGCACTATCAGTTACGCTGTCTAAGATGTCAATACTCTGATAGTCATATAGGACTCCTACAATGTTGTTGGCATCTAAGCTTGGGGCTGATCTTACATTAAGGTAAGCATTGTTTACATAGCCTTTTTTGTTATTAACGGTAACAGTACAATTTGCAGTTTTGCTTCCATCCACAGTTGTCGCTGTAATTGTAGCAGTACCTGCGGCTACAGCAGTTATTTTTCCAGTAGCATCTACTGTTGCTACAGCACTATTTGAAGATGCCCATGTTACATCTTTATTTGTAGCATTTGTTGGTACTGTAGTGGCTGTAAGGGTATCAGTATCACCCACTGTTAAATTCTCTATGGATTTATTTAGGCTTACTGATGTTACAGGGATCAGCGATGGATTATTTACTTTTATTGTTTTGCTTGATGATACTGTCTGTCCACTGTTTCCTGTGCTGGATACAGTTATGGTATGAGTACCGGTTTCTAATTTGGTAAGATCTAAAGTATAATTATAACCGCTATTTTTATTATTGTAATCTGGATAAGCGTTGTATACATCTTGCCTTGGAACTCCAGGAGTTATGTTTACAGCTGGCTGAGTATCTACAACTATAGATACCTGTTTTACGCCTGTAATGTCTAGTGCCCAGCCTCCTATATTAACACTGTTTTGATTGTCAAAGCTTTGATTTACCTGAGGAGAATCTATAGTTAGCAGGCTATCTGGTCTTGTAATAGTAATGCTGCTAGCTTGTACAGAACCATCATTGCCCACTGCCTGCACAGTTATTGTGTGTTTTCCGCCTCCAATAGTGGAAGTATCTAGAGTATAGTGATATCCGCTTTTAGTGTCATTATACTGAGGGAACACTTTGGCCACATCTGGTCTTCCATCTCCTATAGCTGCTATACCTGCTTGTTTATCATCCACTAATACATTAACCTGCTTTACTCCGGAAGGATTCAGTGCCCAACCGGTAACATTAGTACTGTTTCCTTTAAGCAGCAAGCCATTTTGAGGAAAATCTATGTCTGTCATAGCAGCTGGTCTGTATATGGTAACATTCTGAGAAGAAGTAGTGCCGTCATTTCCAGTGGCTTTTACTGTTATTTTATGGTTTCCAGCAGTTAATTTACCTGTATCAAGGGTATAGTCGAATCCACTATTGTTTTGGTTGTAGTCTGGAAACACTTTAGCTACATCCAGTCTTGCTGTACCTATATCTGCAGTGCCTACTTTATTATCATCAACAGATATTTCTACCTGTTTTAAGCCTGAAATGTTTAGTGCCCATCCGTTTATTGGCAGAGAATTTAGAGCGTTGGTACCATTTTTTATAGTATCCAGGCACATGATAGGTAGTGGTTTATCAAAATTTATGGTTGAATTGTTTTGCTCCACAGTTCCATCGTTACCAACTGCTTGTACAGTTATGGTATGTTTGCCACCTTCAATAGCAGAAGTATTTAAAGTATAATGGTATCCGCTTGTGCTGTTTTGATATTGAGGGAAAACCTTTGCTACGTCAGATCTTGAGTCTCCAAGGGATGCTGTACCTGCAGGTGTACCATCCACTAGAATATTAACTTGTTTTACTCCAGAAGGATTCAGTGCCCAGCCAGCTACATCTACATTGGTGGCACTTCCACTAATTGAACCTTTTGGAGTGTCTATAGTTGTAATATTTGAAGGCCTGTTTAGTGTGAAATTTTGTATGGCAGAGCTTCCATCATTACCGTTAGACTGTACAGTTATGGTATGAGCTATATGAGATAATTTACTTGTATCTAAAGTATAAGTAAAACCACTTGTTCCGTCATTATAGGCAGGAAAAATATTGGCTACATCCGGTCTTGCTATGCCTAAAGATGCATTTCCCACTTTAGTACCATCTACAAGTATGTCTACACTGGATACCTTTGAGGCATTTAAGGACCAGCCTGCTATGGTAGTTTGATTTAAGGTAGCATCTCCACTGTGAGGAATATCCACACATATTAAAGGTGCAGGCTTATTTACATTTATTTTTACCGAATTTAAATTTGTTGTGCCATCATTACCTATAGCTTGTACTGATAAAGTATGGGATCCTGCTCCAATGGAATTGAAATCTATAGTGTAGGAATAGCCGCTATTAGTATCATTATATTGTGAATAGAATTTATCCACATCTGGTCTTGAACCACCTATATTTGCATTGCCTTTAAATTGTCCATCTACAAGTATTTGAATTTGCTTTACACCAGATTTATTTAATGCCCAGCCACCTACAAATATAGACTTACTATTATTACTGTTGTCTTTTGGGAAGTCTATATCTGTTATTGGTGACAGATTTTCATTAATAGTTGCAGCGTAAACGCTGTTTGTTGTTCCTAATAAATAATCTTTTGACAAAAATAATGTACTTCCAATACTGAAAGCCAAAATTATTGCACATATTTTCTTCCTGTTCATATTATCCCCCTTGCATAAAGTATTAAAATGACATTGAAATGCTTTTAATGGCATTTATATGTATATATTATCATAAATTTCTATAGATTTTGTTACAGAAAGATAAACTTTTTTATGAATACATGAATATATGAATATATAAATATACCCCAGTGGTGTAAATTTTTCCAGAGTTGAATATGTTCGCACCCCTGAGGTAAAAATATTTCCATAAGAGTATAAATCTACACCTTATAGATGTAAATTTTGGAAACTGATCATATGTAAAGTTATAATAACAAATTTACTATTGATTTAATTATGAATAAATTATATAATAGTTTTGGAAACCAATGAGTTTTTAAAAAACCAACTGGTTTTTAGGGGTGAAAATAGATATGGAAAAACGTACGAAGATTCTTTTAGAGGCAAAAAAACTTTTTTCGGAACATGGATATAATAATGTATCAATGCAGTGTATAGCTGAAGCCTGCAGCATATCAAAGGCTTCAATTTATAAATTATTTGAATCCAAAAATGAATTATTGAGAAAGCTGCTGGAATATAATATTCAACAGATGCTCCATGAAGCTTCTACTATTGATTCTAAAGCGAATATGAATGATGAAGAAAAGTTTAAAGCAAAGATTTATTATGAAATTGAATCTTACATAGAAAACAAAGAACTTTCTAAAATGCTTATTTTTACATCATCCTCTGTTGATTGTACAGAGATAAAAAAGCATATAGAATTTGTAAGATTTACAATTATGAACTGGAATAAAAATAATTTACTTGAATACTATGGAGAGGATATTCTAAATATTGTATGGGATTTAACCTTTATACTTATGGGAAGTGTAAATATGCTCGCACAAATCATGATAGATAATAAATCAATAGTTACTACGGAGCAAATTGTTCAGGAAATAAAGAAAAATTTAGATGTACTGGTTAAGGATAAAAAAAACAGGCCTGCTCTATTTGCTGAAGAGAAGGTGAATAGTAAATTTAATTATAGGGAAAATAAAGATATTTTTGAAGAGGATATGATTGAAAAATGTCTATTAGATATTGCAGATGAATTAAATAATCTTCCAGACCGTGATACAAGAAAAAAGGAATCATTAGCTGCTTTAGATCATCTTAGTAAGGAACTTTCCAAAACAACAAAGGCAATTTATTTAGTAGACTCTCTATTAGGATACTTAAATGAAATTGATAACCTTAAACCCATAATCAGCAAACTAAAAGCATTAGGCATATGAAAATAAATAGTAAGTTAAAGACTGACTATTTATTTGAATGTGCCTTATATAGAGAAGGGGAGATTTTCAATGAACAATACAACATCATTAAAGCCAAGTAATCGTAATGCAATTGTCCTTGTATTTATTATTGGGGCCTTTGTGGCAATTTTAAATCAGACTTTGCTTGTTACAGCACTGCCTCATATTATGAGAAGTTTTAATATTACAGCAGATAAAGCTCAATGGCTTACAACAGCTTTTATGCTTGTAAATGGAATATTCATTCCAATAACGGCTTTTCTAATTGAAAGGTATTCAACACGTGCTTTATTCATATTTTCTATGGGTATTTTTAGTGTGGGTACTTTAATAGCCGCTGTATCACCTAATTTTACAATTTTATTAATTGCCCGCATTCTGCAGGCTGTAGGTGCTGGTGCCATGATGCCGCTTATGCAGACTGTATTCATCATTATTTTTCCAAAGGAAAAGCGTGGTGCAGCAATGGGAATGATAGGTCTTGTAATTGCCTTTGCACCAGCCATAGGTCCTACTTTAAGCGGATGGATTGTAGATCGTTTTTCCTGGAATTATTTATTCTATATTATTTTACCTATTGCAGTAATTGATTTGATTGTATCTTTATTTATACTTAAAAATGTTACTGAGCAAAAGGAAAGTAATTTAGATATTCTGTCAGTTATCCTATCTGTTTTGGGATTTGGAGGAATATTATATGGCTTCAGTACCGCCGGTGCAAATGGATGGTCAGATGGATGGGTAATTGCAACACTTGTTGTTGGTATAATTAGTCTGTTATTGTTTGTGTGGAGACAACTGAAAATAAAATCTCCTATACTGGAGTTTCGAGTATTTAAGGATAGAATATTTACTTTAACTACTATACTTGGTACTATTGCATTCTCAATGATGATGGCAATAGAAACCATACTGCCTATATATACACAGAATATGCGTGGTATATCTGCTTTTCATTCTGGATTAATGTTACTCCCAGGTGCTGTTATGATGGCGATTATGTCACCGGTAGCAGGTATAATTTTTGATAAGATAGGAAGTAAATTATTGGCCTTTGTGGGGTTGGGAATTATAACTGTAACAACTTTTCTTTTCTCTTCCCTGAATCTAAATACATCAGTTACATTTATTGTAATTGTGTATGCTGTACGTATGGCTGGAATAGCAATGATATTAATGCCTTTGACAACTGCTGGTCTCAATGCTCTTCCAAACAGGTTAATAGCTCATGGTACTGCTATGAATAATACTTTTCGTCAAGTTGGTGCTTCAATGGGGACCGCAGTATTGATATCCATAATGAGTAATTGGGGCAAGAATGGTAAATATGCAAATCCCCTTGATGCTCAGGTAGCGGGAATGCATACATCATTCATCATAGCCGCTGTTATATCCCTTAGTGCAGTATTCATGGTGTTTTTATTAAAGAGTGATAGAAAGACAATGGAATCTGAAGAAATACTTGAAGAAGCAAATTAAAGTACTCCAACAGTATATAATAAAGATGTTAGCTTATATTGCCTCAAGATAGAAAGTATATTTTATCTTGAGGCGTTTTTTAATATATTTATATAAGATCTTTACAGCTTGGGTTTTTAAAATTTACGGTGTCTTTTTAGCATTTTTTTTTCATTGGAAATATAATTTTTATCCAGAAATATAAAAATATTAAGATTTAAAATGTAATTTTAAATTAGTATATCTTCTTTACAAGAACGTATGTTCTGTGATATTATGGGTATAAATATAATGAGGATTTAAAAAATCAAGTTAAATTTCTCAAAACATATGCTAGCTAATGCAAAAGGAATTATTGCTTAAGAAATTATAGAGGATTATGGAGATGATTTAGGTGGATGTTTTTGATAAGCTGAAAATTCTCACGGATGCAGCAAAATATGACGTAGCATGTACTTCTAGTGGAGTAAATAGGGAGGCTGCTGCTGGGGGGATTGGAAATTCTACAGCCTGTGGTATATGCCATAGCTTTGCGGCGGATGGGAGATGTATTTCCCTTTTAAAGGTATTGATGAGTAATGCCTGTGCCTATGACTGCAAATACTGTGTGAACCGCCGTTCAAATTCAACTCCAAGGGCTTCATTTACGCCACGAGAGCTTGCAGACCTTACTATGAATTTTTATCGTCGTAATTATATCGAAGGTCTTTTTATCAGCTCTGGTGTACTGAAAAATCCTAATTACACCTGTGAAAGAATGATTGAAACCCTGAGTATACTGAGAGAAGAGTACAGATTCTTTGGATATATTCATGCAAAGGCCATTCCTGGAGCGGATAGGGATTTAATCCGGGTTCTTGGGATGCTGGCAGACAGAATGAGTGTTAATATAGAGCTTCCATCACAAAATAGCTTGAAGCTTTTGGCTCCGGACAAGTCAAAACATTCCATTTTAGCGCCTATGGGACATATTCAAAATCTGATACATGAAAACTCTACAGATTTGATAAAATATCAGCATGCACCTAAGTTCGCCCCCGCCGGTCAGAGCACACAGATGATTGTAGGTGCTACACCAGAAACGGATTTTCAAATTTTAAATTTAACAGAAGGACTTTATAAAAAATATAAGCTTAAACGTGTTTTCTTTTCTGCTTACATACCAGTTGCTGAGAATTCTGTGCTGCCAGAGGTGAGCACTAAGCCTCCGCTTTTGAGGGAGCACAGACTTTATCAGGCTGACTGGCTTCTAAGGTTTTATGGCTTTAAGGCTAATGAGATTTTGGATAAGGATCACCAGAGTTTTAATCCTTATATAGACCCAAAATGTAACTGGGCAATAAATCATATGGATACTTTCCCTATGGAGGTAAATCGCGCACACTATATGGATTTAATGAGAGTACCGGGCATTGGGGTAAACAGTGCTAAGCGGATTGTAACTGCTCGTCGTACCTCTAAACTTGATTTTCAACATCTTAAGAGAATGGGAGTTGTACTAAAACGAGCACAGTACTTTATAACCTGCTCTGGTAAAATTGCTGAGGGCTTAAAAATAACGGAGGCTTCAGTATTGAGGTCTTTGATGTCTGAAAAAACACTGGACATGTATAAACAGAATTTAAACCTTGAACAAAAACCAGAGCAGTTATCTTTTTTTGATGAACTTACACTAACTTAGATTGTGCAAATAATTTGAATAAAAAAGGTGATGAATTATAGATAAAATGCTTAGTGAATCAAATATTATTTATCAATATGATGGAAGCTTTGACGGATTGCTGTGCTGTGTATTTGAAAGTTATGATAAAAAAGAAATCCCCATGGATATTATTCTGCCCAGCGCATCTCAAACTTTACTACTTCCCATAAAGGAAATTTCAACGGATTTGCAGAAATCCACTAGAGTTTTTAGTTCCATACCTAAAAAAATGGGCATTGCTGCCCTGGATTTTGTGCATCGCGCCTTCTTAACTTGCCTTTTGCAAAAGGAATTATACATACTTTTGTTTCTTCGTAGAGGCTATCGTTACGGAAGTAAAGTAATGGATATGCTTACTGACGATGTAGTAAACAGACTATTTAAGGCAGTGAAACATTTGAATAACGAAAGTCACTTACTTAAGGGGTTTATTCGTTTTTCTGTTTTTAAGGGTGGGCTAGTGGCGGAAATAGAGCCTAAAAATTATGTGTTGCCATTACTGGTACAGCACTTTTGCCAGAGATATCCGGAGGAACACTTTTTAATTTATGATAAAACCCATGGTATGGCGCTAATATATAAGCCACATAAGCCTTCTATTATTCCCATTGAAGATCTTAAGATTCCAGAACCAGATGAGGAGGAATTGCATTTTCGTAAACTGTGGAGGCTTTTTTATAATACCATTGAGGTGGAAGGGCGTCATAATCCAAAGTGCCGCATGAGTCATATGCCAAAGCGTTACTGGAAATATATGACAGAGTTTGGCGCTGGTGAAAAGTTTCTTCCGTGAATATGAGGCTTGTGAAGATAATTATCTGGTAAAAGATACTGAATAATTATTTATTTGTCATGCTTAAAAGCTTAGATAAACAGAGTTCATGGTATCAGGTGAAGTTTTTATTCTATGTGATGCTTAGAAATGGATAAATTTTCAATGAAATTTAATAAAATTATAATATGAATTTTGTGATAATTTTATGTATAATGTACTTAATATACTATTTTTTATAAATGTAATAGGGGTGAATAAATGAGAAAGAGTAATCGATTTAAATTTTTAAGAATATTAGCAGTAGTGATAAGTTTTCTTATGATTTCACAACCAGTTTTTGCCAGCACCACTGGAAATCAAAATTATAAGTACATGGAGGACAGTAATATTTTACCTGTACTTAGCAGCAGTGGTGTTACAAAATTGGGGGATGTAGAAGCTAATAAGCAGTTAAGTATAACAATAGGATTAAAATTTCGAAATAAGGATCAGCTGCAACATAAAATTAAAGCAGCACATGACGCTGGTAAAGCTGGGAGAGTAGTAAGTGCCCAGGATATGAATAATAATTTTCTACCTAGCAAAAGTGCAAATAACACGGTTATTGAATTTTTGAAAAACAGTGGATTAAAAATTACTAAAACTTACAATAGCCATATGACAATTAAAGCCACTGGCTCTGTACAGGATATAGAAAAGGCATTTAAAGTAAAGCTAAATTATTACTCTAAAGATGGAGTAGAGTTTTTGGCTAATAGCACCCAGCCACAACTACCAGATGATATAGTAGGATTGGTGCAAAATATTTCTGGTCTCAATAATTTTAAGCTTAAACCATCATCATCTTACAATAAACAAATAAAGTCTCAATCATTAAGTACATCATCCTTTACCCCACAACAATTACAAAAAGCATATGATTTTACATCTGCTTATGCAAATAATGTTAATGGCAAGGGTATCAAATTAGCTATAGCATCTTATAATTCTTTTAATAAAAGTGATATAGATAATTTTCTTAATACTTTTGACATTAAAGGAACTAATGCTATTACTACTATAAATGTGGGTGGTGTTCCGCAGTATGATGAAATTGGCTCTGAAGAAACTACAATGGACATAGAGTGTGCCCTATCAAGTGCTCCAGGAGCACAATTACTTGTTTATGATGGAGTTAATGCAGATACAGCTACAGAAACGGATTTGTTTACACAAATCGTAGATGATGGACAAGCTAACGTAGTAAGTTATTCTTGGGGAAGTGAAGAGCAATACTTTAGCCCTTCTGAGTTAGCTGAAATGAACAATTTATTTATGGCTGGTGCAGCAAAGGGAATTACTTTTGTAGTAGCTTCAGGGGACTATGGAAGTAATGTTATTAATTATCCAGCATCAGACCCTTATGTTACGGCTGTTGGAGGAACAACGTTAAAAATAAATAATAGTTCCGGGGAAATTTCCAGTGAAACAGGTTGGGGTGTGGATGGTTACGGATATGGTAGTGGAGGCGGCAGCAGCTCATTTTTTTCAACACCATCATGGCAGCAGGGAATAACACCTTTAAATAATGGACACAGAATGATTCCAGATGTTTCCCTTGATGCTGATCCTAATACCGGATATACTATTTATTCTAATGGAAACTGGTATCAGTATGGAGGTACCAGTGCGGCTGCTCCAGAATGGGCTGCTATATTTGCTTTAGTTAACCAGAGTAGAGAAAGTAAAGGCCTAGGTACTATAGGACTCGCAAATTCAAGATTGTATTCATTGGCCAATCAATCAGTATTTCATGATATTGTTAGTGGATCAAATGGCGAATATTCCTCTTCACTAGGTTATGATATGGTGACCGGGTTAGGGTCAGTCGATGTGTGGAAATTGGTTAGTGCCTTATCAGATGTTAATACAGAAAATTATACTGTTACCTATAATGGAAGTGGCGGCAATGGTGGAAGTGTACCTGTTGATAGTAAAGCATATGCTTCAGGGGAAACAGCAATTGTATCTGGTAATGTAGGTAATCTTGTAAAAACAGGTTATAGATTTGCAGGATGGAATACAGCACCAGATGGAAGCGGTATAGATTATTCACCTAATAGTATTTTTACTATGGGAAATTCTAGTGTAACATTATATGCAAAATGGAATTCTATTTATCCAGTTGCAGGCTGTATAGATACTCCCTCAGAGGGACAGACCATAAGTGGCATCAATATGATTAATGGGTGGTTTCTTGATGGAAATGGAGTAAAAAAGGTAGAAGTACTGGTAGATGGAACAGTGGTTGGAACAGCCAGCTATGGAGATGGAAGATTGGATGTGGCAAGGGTATATCCAACCTATAACAACGGAAACAGCGGCTATCACTATAGTCTAGATACAACTAAGCTTACTAATGGAAGGTATACCATAGTAATAAGGGAAACGGGAAACAATAATTTACAGACCAATTTAAGTGGAAGAAATATAACAGTGGCTAATCCAGTAATAGGCTGTATAGATACCCCTTCAGAGGGACAGGCCATAAGCGGAAGCAGCATGATTAATGGCTGGTTTCTGGATTCCACAGGAGTAAATAAAATAGAAGTGATTGTGGATGGAAACGTAGCTGGAACAGCCAGCTATGGAGATGGAAGATTGGATGTGTCAAAGGTATATCCATCCTATAACAACGGAAACAGTGGCTATCACTATAATCTTGATACCACAAAGCTAAAGGATGGAAAGCATACTATAGTGATAAGAGAAACAGGCAACAATAATTCTCAGACCAGTTTAGGGGGAAGAAACATAACAGTATCAAATAATCCCGTAGGCTGTATAGATACTCCATCAGAGGGACAGACCATAAGTGGCAGCAATATGATTAATGGGTGGTTTCTTGATGGAAATGGAGTAAAAAAGGTAGAAGTACTGGTGGATGGAACATTAGTAGGAACAGCCAGCTATGGAGATGGAAGATTGGATGTGTCAAAGGTATATCCATCCTATAACAACGGAAATAGCGGCTATCACTACAGTCTTGATACAACTAAGCTTACTAATGGAAGACATACCATAGTAATAAGGGAAACGGGAAATAATAATTCCCAGACCAATTTAAGTGGAAGAAATATAACAGTGGCTAATCCAGTAATAGGCTGTATAGATACCCCTTCAGAGGGAC from Clostridium pasteurianum BC1 includes:
- a CDS encoding Ig-like domain-containing protein, with protein sequence MRKSNRFKFLRILAVVISFLMISQPVFASTTGNQNYKYMEDSNILPVLSSSGVTKLGDVEANKQLSITIGLKFRNKDQLQHKIKAAHDAGKAGRVVSAQDMNNNFLPSKSANNTVIEFLKNSGLKITKTYNSHMTIKATGSVQDIEKAFKVKLNYYSKDGVEFLANSTQPQLPDDIVGLVQNISGLNNFKLKPSSSYNKQIKSQSLSTSSFTPQQLQKAYDFTSAYANNVNGKGIKLAIASYNSFNKSDIDNFLNTFDIKGTNAITTINVGGVPQYDEIGSEETTMDIECALSSAPGAQLLVYDGVNADTATETDLFTQIVDDGQANVVSYSWGSEEQYFSPSELAEMNNLFMAGAAKGITFVVASGDYGSNVINYPASDPYVTAVGGTTLKINNSSGEISSETGWGVDGYGYGSGGGSSSFFSTPSWQQGITPLNNGHRMIPDVSLDADPNTGYTIYSNGNWYQYGGTSAAAPEWAAIFALVNQSRESKGLGTIGLANSRLYSLANQSVFHDIVSGSNGEYSSSLGYDMVTGLGSVDVWKLVSALSDVNTENYTVTYNGSGGNGGSVPVDSKAYASGETAIVSGNVGNLVKTGYRFAGWNTAPDGSGIDYSPNSIFTMGNSSVTLYAKWNSIYPVAGCIDTPSEGQTISGINMINGWFLDGNGVKKVEVLVDGTVVGTASYGDGRLDVARVYPTYNNGNSGYHYSLDTTKLTNGRYTIVIRETGNNNLQTNLSGRNITVANPVIGCIDTPSEGQAISGSSMINGWFLDSTGVNKIEVIVDGNVAGTASYGDGRLDVSKVYPSYNNGNSGYHYNLDTTKLKDGKHTIVIRETGNNNSQTSLGGRNITVSNNPVGCIDTPSEGQTISGSNMINGWFLDGNGVKKVEVLVDGTLVGTASYGDGRLDVSKVYPSYNNGNSGYHYSLDTTKLTNGRHTIVIRETGNNNSQTNLSGRNITVANPVIGCIDTPSEGQAISGSSMINGWFLDSTGVNKIEVLVDGTVVGTASYGDGRLDVSKVYPSYNNVNSGYHYNLDTTKLKDGRHTIVIRETGNNNSQTNLGGRNITVSNNPVGCIDTPSEGQTISGSNMINGWFLDGNGVKKVEVLVDGTVVGTASYGDGRLDVSKVYPSYNNVNSGYHYSLDTTKLTNGRHTIVIRETGNNNSQTSLSGRNITVSN